From one Brachypodium distachyon strain Bd21 chromosome 4, Brachypodium_distachyon_v3.0, whole genome shotgun sequence genomic stretch:
- the LOC100826293 gene encoding putative disease resistance RPP13-like protein 3 isoform X1 has translation MEAVACVSCGALGSLLRKLGALLSDEFKLLTTVKGGIMFLQAELESMHAFLKKMSEVEDPDEQSRCSLKELRELSYDIEDVIDSFMLSLGGESSSNPRGFVRFVGSCMDLLANAMTHHRFAKKIKVLKRRAIEASSRRARYMVDDVVSRSSRPNIDTRLPALYTEMTRLVGIDGPRDKLIKLLTKRDGALAQQLKVVSIVGFGGLGKTTLANQVYQNLEGQFEYQVFVSVSQKPDMKKIFRNILSQIFRQESVSNEAWDEQQLVKTIRQFLKDKRYLIVIDDIWRKSAWRVIKCAFPENSCSSGILITTRIIAVAKYCSSQHHDHVYQIKPLSATHSKSLFFKRAFGSEDGCPLQLRDVSDGILKKCGGLPLAIITLASLLANKASTREEWLRIHNSIGSTLEKDSDMEEMKNILFLSYNDLPYHLKTCLLYLSVFPEDYEIKRDQLVRRWIAEGFIIAEGGLDLEEAGECYFNDLINRNMIQPVGIQYDGRADACRVHDMILDLIISKSLEDNFVTLFCDPNQKLLQHDKVRRLSLNYHAREHTVVSPNMIVSHVRSLTIFGLAENMPPLSKFQSLRVLDLENREVLEHNYLKHISRLSQLRYLRLNVRKITSLPEQLGGLQHLQTLDLRWTRVKELPASIVQLQKLACLLVNSAELPEGIQSMQALRELSEIEINQNTSLSSLQELGSLTKLRILELNLNWHISDTDCVMNAYEYNLVMSLCKLGMLNLRSIHIQSYHSCSLDFLLDSWVPPRLLQRFEMSIHYYFPIIPKWLGSLDYLSYLDINVNPVDVEALKILGDMPSLSFLWISSRTARPKERLVISRNGFRCLREFYFTCWESGEGLMFEAGAVPELEKLRVPFNAHDVCSLHGVLDFGIQNLYSLKHLHVEIVCYGAKIREVETLEDAVRNAAVSLSDELALEVSRWNEEEIMKDGEHKLTEEEVGSNN, from the exons ATGGAGGCTGTTGCATGTGTATCATGCGGAGCCTTGGGGTCCCTGCTGCGGAAGCTGGGTGCTTTGCTCTCTGATGAATTCAAACTTCTCACTACTGTAAAGGGTGGTATCATGTTCCTTCAAGCCGAGCTTGAGAGCATGCATGCTTTTCTCAAGAAGATGTCTGAGGTCGAGGACCCCGATGAGCAGTCCAGGTGCTCGCTTAAGGAATTGCGGGAGCTGTCATATGACATTGAGGACGTCATTGACAGTTTCATGCTCTCCCTTGGTGGCGAGTCCAGCAGCAATCCTCGTGGCTTCGTGAGGTTTGTAGGCAGTTGCATGGACTTGTTGGCAAATGCCATGACTCACCATAGGTTTGCCAAGAAAATCAAAGTTCTGAAACGCCGTGCTATTGAGGCTAGCAGTCGGCGTGCAAGGTACATGGTTGATGATGTGGTTTCAAGGTCAAGCAGGCCAAACATAGACACTCGCCTACCAGCATTGTACACTGAGATGACAAGGCTTGTGGGCATTGATGGCCCAAGGGATAAACTCATCAAGTTACTAACAAAAAGGGACGGAGCACTGGCGCAGCAGCTAAAGGTTGTATCGATTGTTGGATTTGGAGGCCTTGGAAAGACTACTCTTGCTAATCAAGTGTACCAGAATCTAGAAGGGCAATTTGAATATCAAGTTTTTGTGTCGGTGTCCCAGAAACCAGACATGAAGAAGATTTTCAGAAATATACTCTCCCAGATCTTCCGGCAAGAGAGTGTCAGCAATGAAGCATGGGACGAGCAGCAACTTGTCAAAACAATAAGACAATTCCTGAAGGATAAAAG GTACTTGATAGTAATTGATGATATATGGCGTAAATCAGCATGGAGAGTAATCAAATGTGCTTTTCCTGAAAATAGTTGTTCCAGTGGAATATTGATAACAACACGTATCATCGCAGTAGCCAAGTATTGTAGCTCTCAGCACCATGATCATGTGTATCAAATAAAGCCTCTTAGCGCAACTCACTCAAAGAGCTTATTTTTCAAACGAGCTTTTGGCTCTGAAGATGGATGCCCCCTTCAGCTGAGAGATGTTTCGGAtggaattttgaaaaaatgtGGTGGTTTGCCATTGGCGATCATTACACTGGCTAGCTTATTGGCTAACAAAGCTAGTACCAGAGAAGAATGGCTGAGGATACATAATTCTATTGGTTCCACACTTGAAAAAGATTCAGATATGGAAGAGATGAAGAACATATTATTCCTTAGTTACAATGATCTCCCATACCATTTGAAGACATGTTTGCTATATCTCAGTGTATTTCCTGAAGATTACGAGATCAAGAGAGATCAGTTAGTAAGGAGATGGATTGCTGAAGGTTTCATCATCGCCGAAGGTGGACTGGATCTGGAGGAAGCAGGAGAATGCTATTTCAATGATCTGATCAACAGAAACATGATTCAACCGGTCGGAATCCAGTATGATGGTCGAGCTGATGCCTGCCGTGTCCATGATATGATTCTTGACCTTATTATATCCAAGTCACTTGAAGATAATTTTGTAACCTTATTCTGTGACCCAAACCAGAAGTTGCTGCAGCACGACAAGGTTCGTCGGCTATCCCTCAACTATCATGCTCGAGAACATACTGTGGTATCACCAAACATGATTGTCTCTCATGTCCGATCCCTCACTATCTTTGGACTTGCTGAAAATATGCCTCCTCTTTCAAAATTTCAATCTTTAAGAGTGCTAGATCTGGAAAATAGAGAGGTGTTGGAACACAATTATCTTAAACACATAAGCAGGCTTTCTCAGTTGAGGTACCTGCGACTCAATGTAAGAAAAATCACTTCACTTCCTGAACAACTTGGAGGGTTGCAGCATTTGCAGACCTTAGACTTGAGATGGACACGGGTAAAAGAGTTGCCGGCAAGTATCGTTCAGCTACAGAAACTGGCATGTCTGTTGGTTAACAGTGCAGAGTTGCCTGAAGGGATTCAGAGTATGCAAGCTCTACGGGAATTATCAGAGATTGAAATCAACCAGAACACTTCTCTGTCTTCTTTGCAGGAGCTTGGCAGTCTGACCAAATTAAGAATACTTGAGCTGAACCTGAACTGGCACATAAGTGATACAGATTGTGTCATGAATGCTTATGAATATAACTTGGTTATGTCCCTCTGCAAACTAGGAATGCTCAATCTTCGATCGATCCATATTCAAAGCTACCATTCTTGTTCCCTTGATTTCTTACTTGACTCTTGGGTTCCTCCTCGTCTACTCCAGAGGTTTGAGATGTCCATACACTACTATTTCCCCATAATTCCAAAGTGGCTAGGCTCACTTGACTACCTCTCTTACCTAGACATCAATGTCAATCCAGTAGATGTGGAAGCACTCAAAATCCTCGGGGATATGCCCTCTCTGTCATTTCTCTGGATATCCTCAAGAACAGCAAGGCCTAAAGAAAGGCTCGTTATCAGCAGAAATGGATTCCGATGCCTGAGGGAATTCTATTTTACCTGCTGGGAGAGCGGGGAAGGGCTGATGTTTGAAGCAGGAGCCGTGCCAGAGCTTGAGAAGCTCCGGGTTCCATTTAATGCGCATGATGTATGCTCTTTGCATGGTGTTCTGGATTTTGGCATCCAGAATCTCTATTCGCTCAAGCATCTCCATGTTGAGATTGTTTGTTATGGAGCGAAAATTCGAGAGGTGGAGACCTTGGAGGATGCTGTTAGGAATGCGGCTGTCTCCCTTTCGGATGAACTTGCTCTTGAAGTGAGTAGGTGGAATGAAGAAGAGATCATGAAGGACGGAGAGCATAAACTCACGGAAGAGGAGGTTGGTTCCAACAACTAG
- the LOC100826293 gene encoding disease resistance RPP13-like protein 4 isoform X2, which yields MEAVACVSCGALGSLLRKLGALLSDEFKLLTTVKGGIMFLQAELESMHAFLKKMSEVEDPDEQSRCSLKELRELSYDIEDVIDSFMLSLGGESSSNPRGFVRFVGSCMDLLANAMTHHRFAKKIKVLKRRAIEASSRRARYMVDDVVSRSSRPNIDTRLPALYTEMTRLVGIDGPRDKLIKLLTKRDGALAQQLKVVSIVGFGGLGKTTLANQVYQNLEGQFEYQVFVSVSQKPDMKKIFRNILSQIFRQESVSNEAWDEQQLVKTIRQFLKDKRYLIVIDDIWRKSAWRVIKCAFPENSCSSGILITTRIIAVAKYCSSQHHDHVYQIKPLSATHSKSLFFKRAFGSEDGCPLQLRDVSDGILKKCGGLPLAIITLASLLANKASTREEWLRIHNSIGSTLEKDSDMEEMKNILFLSYNDLPYHLKTCLLYLSVFPEDYEIKRDQLVRRWIAEGFIIAEGGLDLEEAGECYFNDLINRNMIQPVGIQYDGRADACRVHDMILDLIISKSLEDNFVTLFCDPNQKLLQHDKVRRLSLNYHAREHTVVSPNMIVSHVRSLTIFGLAENMPPLSKFQSLRVLDLENREVLEHNYLKHISRLSQLRYLRLNVRKITSLPEQLGGLQHLQTLDLRWTRVKELPASIVQLQKLACLLVNSAELPEGIQSMQALRELSEIEINQNTSLSSLQELGSLTKLRILELNLNWHISDTDCVMNAYEYNLVMSLCKLGMLNLRSIHIQSYHSCSLDFLLDSWVPPRLLQRHQCQSSRCGSTQNPRGYALSVISLDILKNSKA from the exons ATGGAGGCTGTTGCATGTGTATCATGCGGAGCCTTGGGGTCCCTGCTGCGGAAGCTGGGTGCTTTGCTCTCTGATGAATTCAAACTTCTCACTACTGTAAAGGGTGGTATCATGTTCCTTCAAGCCGAGCTTGAGAGCATGCATGCTTTTCTCAAGAAGATGTCTGAGGTCGAGGACCCCGATGAGCAGTCCAGGTGCTCGCTTAAGGAATTGCGGGAGCTGTCATATGACATTGAGGACGTCATTGACAGTTTCATGCTCTCCCTTGGTGGCGAGTCCAGCAGCAATCCTCGTGGCTTCGTGAGGTTTGTAGGCAGTTGCATGGACTTGTTGGCAAATGCCATGACTCACCATAGGTTTGCCAAGAAAATCAAAGTTCTGAAACGCCGTGCTATTGAGGCTAGCAGTCGGCGTGCAAGGTACATGGTTGATGATGTGGTTTCAAGGTCAAGCAGGCCAAACATAGACACTCGCCTACCAGCATTGTACACTGAGATGACAAGGCTTGTGGGCATTGATGGCCCAAGGGATAAACTCATCAAGTTACTAACAAAAAGGGACGGAGCACTGGCGCAGCAGCTAAAGGTTGTATCGATTGTTGGATTTGGAGGCCTTGGAAAGACTACTCTTGCTAATCAAGTGTACCAGAATCTAGAAGGGCAATTTGAATATCAAGTTTTTGTGTCGGTGTCCCAGAAACCAGACATGAAGAAGATTTTCAGAAATATACTCTCCCAGATCTTCCGGCAAGAGAGTGTCAGCAATGAAGCATGGGACGAGCAGCAACTTGTCAAAACAATAAGACAATTCCTGAAGGATAAAAG GTACTTGATAGTAATTGATGATATATGGCGTAAATCAGCATGGAGAGTAATCAAATGTGCTTTTCCTGAAAATAGTTGTTCCAGTGGAATATTGATAACAACACGTATCATCGCAGTAGCCAAGTATTGTAGCTCTCAGCACCATGATCATGTGTATCAAATAAAGCCTCTTAGCGCAACTCACTCAAAGAGCTTATTTTTCAAACGAGCTTTTGGCTCTGAAGATGGATGCCCCCTTCAGCTGAGAGATGTTTCGGAtggaattttgaaaaaatgtGGTGGTTTGCCATTGGCGATCATTACACTGGCTAGCTTATTGGCTAACAAAGCTAGTACCAGAGAAGAATGGCTGAGGATACATAATTCTATTGGTTCCACACTTGAAAAAGATTCAGATATGGAAGAGATGAAGAACATATTATTCCTTAGTTACAATGATCTCCCATACCATTTGAAGACATGTTTGCTATATCTCAGTGTATTTCCTGAAGATTACGAGATCAAGAGAGATCAGTTAGTAAGGAGATGGATTGCTGAAGGTTTCATCATCGCCGAAGGTGGACTGGATCTGGAGGAAGCAGGAGAATGCTATTTCAATGATCTGATCAACAGAAACATGATTCAACCGGTCGGAATCCAGTATGATGGTCGAGCTGATGCCTGCCGTGTCCATGATATGATTCTTGACCTTATTATATCCAAGTCACTTGAAGATAATTTTGTAACCTTATTCTGTGACCCAAACCAGAAGTTGCTGCAGCACGACAAGGTTCGTCGGCTATCCCTCAACTATCATGCTCGAGAACATACTGTGGTATCACCAAACATGATTGTCTCTCATGTCCGATCCCTCACTATCTTTGGACTTGCTGAAAATATGCCTCCTCTTTCAAAATTTCAATCTTTAAGAGTGCTAGATCTGGAAAATAGAGAGGTGTTGGAACACAATTATCTTAAACACATAAGCAGGCTTTCTCAGTTGAGGTACCTGCGACTCAATGTAAGAAAAATCACTTCACTTCCTGAACAACTTGGAGGGTTGCAGCATTTGCAGACCTTAGACTTGAGATGGACACGGGTAAAAGAGTTGCCGGCAAGTATCGTTCAGCTACAGAAACTGGCATGTCTGTTGGTTAACAGTGCAGAGTTGCCTGAAGGGATTCAGAGTATGCAAGCTCTACGGGAATTATCAGAGATTGAAATCAACCAGAACACTTCTCTGTCTTCTTTGCAGGAGCTTGGCAGTCTGACCAAATTAAGAATACTTGAGCTGAACCTGAACTGGCACATAAGTGATACAGATTGTGTCATGAATGCTTATGAATATAACTTGGTTATGTCCCTCTGCAAACTAGGAATGCTCAATCTTCGATCGATCCATATTCAAAGCTACCATTCTTGTTCCCTTGATTTCTTACTTGACTCTTGGGTTCCTCCTCGTCTACTCCAGAG ACATCAATGTCAATCCAGTAGATGTGGAAGCACTCAAAATCCTCGGGGATATGCCCTCTCTGTCATTTCTCTGGATATCCTCAAGAACAGCAAGGCCTAA
- the LOC100835984 gene encoding nuclear export mediator factor NEMF: MVKARMTTADVAAEVKCLRRLIGMRLSNVYDITPKTYLFKLMNSSGITESGESEKVLLLMESGVRLHTTQYVRDKSTTPSGFTLKLRKHVRSKRLEDVRMLGYDRMILFQFGLGSNAHFIILELYAQGNIILTDSEYTVMTLLRSHRDDNKGLAIMSRHRYPVEACRTFERTDFTKLKDTLKLSNTVDGEDSSQVTPNSADSHEPSESVNDGVPVTDKLEEPSNRTEKKSAVKIKQPGSNAKASNGTQSNKSTLKTLLGEALAYGPALAEHIILDAGLLPSTKVGKDPESSIDDHTIQSLVESVTRFEDWLVDIISGQRIPEGYILMQNKMSAKKNITPSEVSSTNQKIYDEYCPILLKQFKAREYDEFETFDAALDEFYSKIESQRVNQQQKAKEDSAVQRLNKIKLDQENRVHTLRKEADHCIKMAELIEYNLEDVDAAIVAVRVSLANGMSWEALARMIKEERRAGNPVAGLIDKLSFENNCITLLLSNNLDDMDEDEKTAPVEKVEVDLSLSAHANARRWYEMKKKQETKQEKTITAHDKAFKAAEKKTRLQLAQEKTVAAITHMRKVHWFEKFNWFISSENYLIVSGRDAQQNELVVKRYMSKGDLYVHAELHGASSTIIKNHKPDSPIPPLTLNQAGCFTVCHSKAWDSKIVTSAWWVYPHQVSKTAPTGEYLTVGSFMIRGKKNFLPPHPLVMGFGILFRLDESCLASHLNERRIRGEDEALPEIEVEPWKRHNISELDDKLANDNETSKGIHENESSRDYTSVQQNYDASPSNQPSNMGTASSSEQLSEAQTVENNGVASTFNEETRDDSVSSQLEDLLDKNLGLGPAKVSGKSSLLISSHSSLPEDTDDLDVKKTIQREKPYVSKAERRKLKKGQNSCESTSDPQNGEAVKKPGNSQQEKGKDNTKTANPKTSRGQKGKLKKIKEKYAEQDDEEREIRMALLASSGKASQKGKPSQDGEDTNAKQAKSSTGEVDSVKICYKCKRSGHLSRDCPESTSVVVPTDVNVGRSRDVTDKSASAPVDGSIDMDEDDIHELGDEEKEKLIDLDYLTGIPLPSDILLYAVPVCAPYNALQTYKYRVKITPGTAKKGKAAKTALSLFMHIPDATNREKELMKACTDPELVAAIIGNAKITAPGLTQLKQKQKQKGKKAAKNN, translated from the exons atgGTGAAGGCGCGGATGACGACGGCGGACGTGGCGGCGGAGGTCAagtgcctccgccgcctcatcGGCATGCGCCTCTCCAACGTCTACGACATCACCCCCAAG ACTTATCTTTTCAAGCTGATGAACAGCAGTGGAATCACTGAGTCAGGGGAGAGCGAGAAGGTTTTGTTGCTCATGGAAAGTGGGGTCAGGCTGCACACCACTCAATACGTCCG TGACAAGAGCACCACACCTTCTGGATTCACTCTGAAGCTGCGGAAACATGTTCGTAGCAAGAGGCTTGAAGATGTTCGTATGCTAGGATATGATAGG ATGATCCTTTTTCAATTTGGACTTGGCAGTAATGCACATTTTATAATTCTGGAGCTGTATGCACAAGGAAATATCATCCTCACAGACTCGGAATACACAGTGATGACACTACTCCGTTCTCATAG AGATGACAACAAAGGATTAGCTATCATGTCACGCCATCGCTATCCAGTGGAAGCTTGCCGTACTTTTGAAAGGACCGACTTTACAAAGTTAAAAGACACACTGAAACTGTCTAATACAGTTGATGGTGAAGATTCTTCCCAAGTTACACCTAATTCAGCTGATTCTCATGAACCTTCTGAATCCGTCAACGATGGAGTCCCTGTTACTGATAAATTGGAAGAACCATCTAACAGAACAGAAAAGAAGTCTGCTGTCAAAATTAAGCAGCCAGGTTCAAATGCAAAGGCGAGTAATGGCACTCAATCAAATAAATCTACTCTGAAGACACTTCTTGGTGAGGCATTGGCTTATGGCCCGGCGCTAGCGGAGCATATCATATTAGATGCTGGGCTGCTTCCAAGTACAAAGGTTGGGAAAGATCCAGAGAGCAGTATTGATGACCATACTATTCAGTCTCTTGTTGAATCTGTTACAAGGTTTGAAGATTGGCTTGTAGATATCATATCTGGTCAAAGGATTCCCGAGGGGTACATTCTCATGCAGAATAAGATGTCTGCAAAGAAGAACATCACACCCTCTGAAGTGTCTTCTACTAACCAAAAG ATATATGATGAATACTGCCCTATCCTGCTGAAGCAATTTAAAGCAAGGGAATATGATGAATTTGAGACATTTGATGCTGCACTAGATGAGTTCTACAGCAAAATAGAAAGTCAAAGGGTGAACCAACAGCAGAAAGCAAAAGAGGATTCAGCAGTCCAGAGGCTCAATAAAATAAAGTTGGATCAG GAGAATCGTGTACATACATTGAGAAAGGAAGCAGACCATTGCATCAAAATGGCAGAACTAATTGAGTACAATTTGGAGGATGTGGATGCAGCGATTGTAGCTGTTCGTGTTTCCCTTGCAAATGGGATGAGTTGGGAAGCTCTTGCTCGCATGATCAAAGAAGAGAGAAGGGCTGGGAATCCAGTTGCTGGTCTAATTGATAAGCTTAGTTTTGAAAATAATTGCATTACTCTTCTTCTTAGCAATAATCTTGATGACATGGATGAGGATGAGAAAACTGCGCCTGTTGAGAAG GTAGAGGTTGATTTATCACTTTCTGCACATGCAAATGCTAGGCGGTGGTatgaaatgaagaaaaaacaggaAACCAAACAAGAGAAGACTATCACAGCGCATGACAAAGCTTTCAAAGCGGCCGAGAAGAAGACACGTCTTCAGCTTGCTCAG GAAAAAACTGTGGCTGCAATCACTCATATGAGGAAAGTTCACTGGTTTGAGAAATTCAATTGGTTTATCAGCAGCGAAAACTATCTGATTGTCAGTGGCCGAGATGCTCAACAAAATGAGTTGGTTGTCAAGCGGTATATGTCTAAAGGAGATTT GTATGTGCATGCTGAGTTACATGGAGCTTCCAGTACAATAATCAAGAATCACAAACCTGACAGTCCAATACCACCCTTGACATTAAACCAAGCAGGATGTTTCACT GTTTGCCACAGCAAAGCTTGGGATTCAAAAATCGTTACGAGTGCTTGGTGGGTGTATCCTCATCAAGTTAGCAAAACAGCTCCCACCGGCGAGTACCTCACTGTTGGTAGTTTTATGATCCGTGGCAAGAAAAATTTCCTCCCGCCTCACCCCCTTGTTATGGGTTTTGGTATCCTCTTCCGCTTGGATGAAAGTTGCTTGGCATCTCATCTAAATGAAAGGAGGATCAGGGGTGAAGATGAGGCCCTTCCAGAAATCGAAGTGGAGCCTTGGAAGCGGCATAATATTTCTGAACTTGATGACAAACTTGCTAATGACAATGAGACAAGCAAGGGAATCCATGAAAATGAATCAAGCAGGGATTATACCAGTGTTCAACAAAATTATGATGCCAGCCCTTCTAATCAGCCAAGCAACATGGGTACTGCCAGCTCATCTGAACAGCTTTCTGAAGCCCAAACTGTGGAAAATAATGGAGTAGCTTCCACTTTCAACGAAGAAACACGTGATGATTCTGTTTCATCTCAACTCGAGGATCTGCTTGATAAAAATCTTGGTCTGGGCCCTGCGAAGGTATCGGGTAAAAGCTCTTTGCTCATCAGCAGTCATTCAAGCTTACCAGAAGACACTGATGATCTTGATGTGAAGAAAACGATACAACGAGAAAAACCATATGTATCAAAAGCTGAGAGAAGAAAACTGAAGAAGGGACAGAATAGTTGTGAATCTACTAGTGATCCTCAAAATGGTGAAGCTGTCAAAAAGCCAGGTAACTCGCAGCAAGAAAAAGGCAAGGATAACACAAAGACTGCTAATCCTAAAACAAGTCGCGGACAGAAAGGTAAGCTTAAGAAGATTAAAGAGAAGTATGCTGAGCAGGAtgatgaagaaagagaaatcCGTATGGCTTTGCTTGCG TCTTCTGGAAAAGCTTCACAAAAGGGCAAACCTTCACAAGATGGAGAAGACACCAATGCAAAACAAGCAAAATCGTCAACCG GCGAAGTAGACTCAGTAAAAATTTGTTACAAATGCAAAAGGTCTGGACATCTTTCTCGTGATTGCCCGGAAAGCACATCTGTGGTGGTTCCGACTGATGTGAATGTTGGCAGAAGCAGAGATGTTACAGATAAAAGTGCTTCTGCTCCTGTTGATGGCAGTATTGACATGGATGAGGATGATATCCATGAGCTTGGTgatgaagagaaagaaaagttGATTGATTTGGACTACTTAACTGGAATTCCACTGCCAAGTGACATTTTGCTATATGCTGTACCGGTATGTGCCCCTTATAATGCATTGCAGACATACAAATATCGTGTAAAGATTACCCCGGGGACtgcaaagaaaggaaaag CTGCCAAAACTGCTTTGAGCTTATTCATGCACATTCCTGATGCTACGAACCGTGAGAAGGAACTCATGAAGGCATGCACGGATCCTGAATTGGTGGCTGCAATCATTGGAAATGCCAAGATCACTGCACCTGGCCTCACACAActgaagcagaagcagaagcagaaaGGGAAAAAGGCTGCAAAAAACAACTAG
- the LOC100835059 gene encoding psbP domain-containing protein 1, chloroplastic translates to MSSRACCSGLPAAPNHKIHRRSPPRLASPGTSSRLPPPLCCTGGRARALVSCCSVPRRNVLSTLLSASTVLLLGRKKIGLAETTGGAFREYIDTFDGYSFLYPKGWIQVKGAGADIFFRDPVLLDVNMSVDISSPSSSNYQTVEDLGPPEKAADAVLKQYLTEFMSTRLGVRRESNVLSASSKVADDGKLYYQVEVNIKSYASNNELAVMPKDRVQRLEWDRRYLTVLGVENNRLYALRLQSPERVLLEEEGDLRRVMDSFRVNKTEL, encoded by the exons ATGTCATCCCGAGCTTGCTGCTCCGGCCTACCGGCGGCGCCGAATCATAAGATCCATCGAAGGAGCCCTCCTCGGCTCGCCTCTCCTGGCACCAGCagccgccttcctcctcccctctgCTGTACCGGCGGGCGGGCTCGGGCACTTGTCTCTTGTTGTTCAG TTCCCAGGAGGAATGTACTGTCCACACTCCTATCCGCATCAACAGTCCTGCTTCTCGGGCGAAAAAAGATCGGCCTAGCTGAGACCACTGGCGGTGCATTCAGGGAATACATCGACACCTTCGACGGCTACTCATTCCTGTACCCAAAAGGCTGGATCCAGGTCAAAGGAGCCGGCGCGGACATATTCTTCAGAGACCCAGTCCTCCTCGATGTGAACATGTCCGTCGATATATCATCCCCTTCATCGTCAAACTACCAAACCGTCGAGGATCTAGGCCCTCCTGAGAAGGCTGCTGATGCAGTTCTCAAGCAGTACTTGACAGAGTTCATGTCGACCAGGCTAGGCGTTCGACGTGAGTCGAATGTCTTGTCCGCATCGTCTAAGGTTGCTGATGATGGCAAGCTCTACTACCAAGTTGAG GTGAACATAAAGTCATATGCAAGCAACAATGAGCTAGCAGTGATGCCGAAAGACAGGGTGCAAAGGTTGGAGTGGGATCGACGATACTTGACCGTCCTTGGTGTCGAGAACAATCGGCTCTACGCACTCCGGCTGCAGTCACCAGAGCGGGTGCTCCTGGAAGAAGAGGGAGACCTGAGGAGAGTCATGGACTCCTTCAGGGTCAACAAGACGGAATTGTAG